One window of the Trifolium pratense cultivar HEN17-A07 linkage group LG2, ARS_RC_1.1, whole genome shotgun sequence genome contains the following:
- the LOC123910223 gene encoding GBF-interacting protein 1-like isoform X1: MSGAGSRDSISTGVKKTIQNIKEITGNHSDDEIYAMLKECSMDPNETAQKLLFQDTFHEVKRKKDRRKENVNNRETLESRSRPGTQGRGVRGGQGNFSPHRIVHDARSGKNSGTGKDNVTNQGTAKGVPPLPDSQETKTREKSSGASSVPAIANGPTTVASGTTNVNSSSSSTGNRDRISPSDNAFPSDSSNKGAKVVFGSESVSSTSDGLGSRPASSSAVCFSSSDPVLVPSNDSRFAGAVGAIKREVGSQRPPGELNAANTSENKSAAFETGSSFQGKSQGKSPAVAKNQVPEVSSSSTVIHGTTSGSRPSSNYNNRSQQIGGLQKAAGSNKEWKPKPTNTINQSSGPASVSESSAVSAEVTKQLPSVSKVLDSEEATSELQKKLEDLRLPQRQHVILPNHILVPDSEKNKFSFGSLGINFGVTTSYGSSSESEKSSTPLSKASQAVEETAGEQASSNQNASVTSVVGDYSDNPQPPSTTVPENFASSAEVDVSTSTIQEDNESKHGSMPSEGNEYSVVHTSPNYNLGFMSPMLETQSAQIDNSESQARDMSRLQNFVVHQPFDPNNYYAQYYRPGADSDGRLSPLASSGVTTKYNGGAAVLPTPSSQSLQLQEGAGLSSAGQTSHATQAAGMMQNSIATQQPLPVFRAPSGVHIPHYPPNYIPYGHYFSPFYVQPQAIHQYLGNGAFPQQPQASTVYPPPSTVAANGMKYPHPQYKPGTNAANSAHYVMPAAYGAYGSTPASGYNPSSGETAGNSTSNEDLGSSQFKENNVYLNGQQSEGSAMWVAAPGRDISNMPASSFYNLPPQGQHVTFAPTQAGHGNFAGVYHHPAQAVAPGTVHPLLQQSQTMAGAVDMVGPGGNVYQQQPQHAHNINWPSNY; encoded by the exons ATGAGCGGTGCTGGGTCAAGGGATTCGATTTCAACCGGTGTTAAAAAGACGATCCAGAATATCAAGGAGATCACAGGTAATCATAGTGATGATGAGATTTATGCAATGCTTAAGGAGTGTTCTATGGATCCCAACGAAACTGCACAAAAGCTTCTCTTTCAGG ACACATTTCACGAggtcaaaagaaaaaaggacAGAAGAAAAGAG AATGTTAACAACAGAGAGACATTGGAGTCGCGTTCGAGACCTGGCACTCAAGGGCGTGGGGTTAGGGGTGGTCAGGGAAATTTTTCACCTCATCGCATAGTGCATG ATGCTCGTAGTGGCAAGAATTCTGGTACGGGCAAAGATAACGTGACCAACCAAGGGACTGCGAAGGGTGTTCCTCCTTTGCCAGATTCGCAAGAGACAAAGACCCGAGAAAAAAGTTCTGGAGCAAG TTCTGTTCCAGCTATTGCCAATGGGCCTACAACCGTAGCATCTGGAACTACTAATGtgaattcttcttcttcatctacTGGAAATCGGGACAGAATTAGTCCATCGGATAATGCTTTTCCTTCTGATAGTTCAAACAAAGGTGCAAAAGTTGTTTTTGGAAGTGAGTCAGTGTCTTCCACCAGTGATGGCTTAGGGTCCAGACCTGCGTCGTCATCGGCTgtctgtttttcttcttctgacCCAGTACTGGTTCCCTCGAATGATTCACGGTTTGCTGGTGCTGTTGGTGCAATTAAACGGGAAGTGGGAAGCCAACGTCCTCCCGGGGAATTAAATGCGGCCAACACTTCTGAGAACAAATCTGCTG CTTTTGAGACTGGTAGCTCTTTTCAAGGAAAGAGTCAAGGAAAATCCCCGGCAGTGGCAAAGAATCAAGTTCCTGAGGTGTCTTCTTCATCAACAGTAATACATGGGACCACCTCAGGTAGTCGGCCTTCCTCAAACTACAATAATCGATCACAACAAATAGGCGGCCTTCAGAAAG CAGCTGGTTCTAATAAGGAGTGGAAACCAAAGCCAACAAATACAATTAACCAGAGCTCTGGACCAGCTAGCGTATCCGAGTCTTCTGCTGTTTCAGCCGAAGTTACCAAGCAGTTACCATCTGTGTCAAAGGTCCTTGATTCTGAGGAAGCTACTTCTGAACTTCAGAAGAAGCTGGAGGACCTACGTTTGCCACAACGTCAACATGTTATACTTCCAAACCATATCTTAGTGCCTGATTCTGAAAAGAACAAGTTTAGCTTTGGTAGTCTGGGAATCAATTTTGGGGTTACTACAAGTTATGGTAGCAGCTCAGAGAGCGAAAAGAGTTCAACACCTCTTTCCAAAGCTTCTCAGGCTGTGGAAGAAACTGCAGGAGAGCAGGCCTCAAG cAATCAAAATGCTTCAGTTACATCTGTGGTAGGAGATTATTCTGACAATCCACAACCCCCCTCTACTACTGTGCCTGAAAATTTTGCATCATCCGCAGAGGTGGATGTTTCAACCAGTACTATTCAAGAGGATAATGAGTCTAAACATGGCTCTATGCCATCTGAAGGTAATGAATACTCAGTGGTGCATACTTCTCCAAACTACAACTTAGGTTTCATGTCGCCAATGTTGGAAACACAGTCTGCACAAATCGATAATTCTGAGTCTCAGGCACGGGATATGTCTCGTCTTCAAAACTTTGTC GTTCATCAACCATTTGATCCAAATAATTACTATGCCCAGTATTACCGCCCTGGTGCTGACAGTGATGGTCGTCTTTCTCCTTTAGCTTCTTCTGGGGTTACAACCAAGTACAATGGCGGTGCTGCAGTGCTTCCTACACCAAGTTCTCAGTCTCTTCAACTTCAAGAG GGAGCCGGCTTGTCTTCAGCTGGTCAGACATCGCATGCGACTCAAGCTGCTGGGATGATGCAGAACTCAATAGCTACTCAGCAGCCTCTCCCCGTCTTTCGTGCACCAAGTGGGGTTCATATACCCCATTACCCTCCTAACTATATCCCATACGGTCACTATTTTTCACCATTCTATGTCCAACCTCAAGCAATCCACCAATATTTGGGTAACGGTGCATTTCCTCAACAGCCTCAGGCCAGCACTGTATATCCACCGCCTTCAACTGTGGCTGCAAACGGAATGAAATATCCCCATCCACAGTACAAACCCGGAACAAATGCAGCTAACTCAGCTCATTATGTAATGCCGGCTGCCTATGGAGCATATGGCTCTACCCCAGCTAGTGGTTATAATCCTAGTTCTGGAGAAACTGCAGGGAATTCGACCTCTAATGAAGATCTTGGTTCCTCCCAGTTCAAGGAAAACAACGTATACCTCAATGGACAGCAG AGTGAAGGTTCGGCGATGTGGGTGGCAGCACCTGGTCGAGATATTTCCAATATGCCTGCAAGTTCATTCTACAACCTTCCACCGCAGGGTCAGCATGTGACTTTTGCACCGACACAGGCTGGCCACGGTAATTTTGCTGGCGTCTATCACCACCCTGCACAAGCAGTAGCACCTGGCACAGTTCATCCACTTCTTCAACAATCCCAGACAATGGCTGGAGCAGTTGATATGGTAGGGCCTGGTGGCAATGTTTATCAGCAACAACCTCAGCATGCACATAATATCAATTGGCCAAGTAACTACTGA
- the LOC123910223 gene encoding GBF-interacting protein 1-like isoform X2 has protein sequence MSGAGSRDSISTGVKKTIQNIKEITGNHSDDEIYAMLKECSMDPNETAQKLLFQDTFHEVKRKKDRRKENVNNRETLESRSRPGTQGRGVRGGQGNFSPHRIVHDARSGKNSGTGKDNVTNQGTAKGVPPLPDSQETKTREKSSGASSVPAIANGPTTVASGTTNVNSSSSSTGNRDRISPSDNAFPSDSSNKGAKVVFGSESVSSTSDGLGSRPASSSAVCFSSSDPVLVPSNDSRFAGAVGAIKREVGSQRPPGELNAANTSENKSAAFETGSSFQGKSQGKSPAVAKNQVPEVSSSSTVIHGTTSGSRPSSNYNNRSQQIGGLQKAGSNKEWKPKPTNTINQSSGPASVSESSAVSAEVTKQLPSVSKVLDSEEATSELQKKLEDLRLPQRQHVILPNHILVPDSEKNKFSFGSLGINFGVTTSYGSSSESEKSSTPLSKASQAVEETAGEQASSNQNASVTSVVGDYSDNPQPPSTTVPENFASSAEVDVSTSTIQEDNESKHGSMPSEGNEYSVVHTSPNYNLGFMSPMLETQSAQIDNSESQARDMSRLQNFVVHQPFDPNNYYAQYYRPGADSDGRLSPLASSGVTTKYNGGAAVLPTPSSQSLQLQEGAGLSSAGQTSHATQAAGMMQNSIATQQPLPVFRAPSGVHIPHYPPNYIPYGHYFSPFYVQPQAIHQYLGNGAFPQQPQASTVYPPPSTVAANGMKYPHPQYKPGTNAANSAHYVMPAAYGAYGSTPASGYNPSSGETAGNSTSNEDLGSSQFKENNVYLNGQQSEGSAMWVAAPGRDISNMPASSFYNLPPQGQHVTFAPTQAGHGNFAGVYHHPAQAVAPGTVHPLLQQSQTMAGAVDMVGPGGNVYQQQPQHAHNINWPSNY, from the exons ATGAGCGGTGCTGGGTCAAGGGATTCGATTTCAACCGGTGTTAAAAAGACGATCCAGAATATCAAGGAGATCACAGGTAATCATAGTGATGATGAGATTTATGCAATGCTTAAGGAGTGTTCTATGGATCCCAACGAAACTGCACAAAAGCTTCTCTTTCAGG ACACATTTCACGAggtcaaaagaaaaaaggacAGAAGAAAAGAG AATGTTAACAACAGAGAGACATTGGAGTCGCGTTCGAGACCTGGCACTCAAGGGCGTGGGGTTAGGGGTGGTCAGGGAAATTTTTCACCTCATCGCATAGTGCATG ATGCTCGTAGTGGCAAGAATTCTGGTACGGGCAAAGATAACGTGACCAACCAAGGGACTGCGAAGGGTGTTCCTCCTTTGCCAGATTCGCAAGAGACAAAGACCCGAGAAAAAAGTTCTGGAGCAAG TTCTGTTCCAGCTATTGCCAATGGGCCTACAACCGTAGCATCTGGAACTACTAATGtgaattcttcttcttcatctacTGGAAATCGGGACAGAATTAGTCCATCGGATAATGCTTTTCCTTCTGATAGTTCAAACAAAGGTGCAAAAGTTGTTTTTGGAAGTGAGTCAGTGTCTTCCACCAGTGATGGCTTAGGGTCCAGACCTGCGTCGTCATCGGCTgtctgtttttcttcttctgacCCAGTACTGGTTCCCTCGAATGATTCACGGTTTGCTGGTGCTGTTGGTGCAATTAAACGGGAAGTGGGAAGCCAACGTCCTCCCGGGGAATTAAATGCGGCCAACACTTCTGAGAACAAATCTGCTG CTTTTGAGACTGGTAGCTCTTTTCAAGGAAAGAGTCAAGGAAAATCCCCGGCAGTGGCAAAGAATCAAGTTCCTGAGGTGTCTTCTTCATCAACAGTAATACATGGGACCACCTCAGGTAGTCGGCCTTCCTCAAACTACAATAATCGATCACAACAAATAGGCGGCCTTCAGAAAG CTGGTTCTAATAAGGAGTGGAAACCAAAGCCAACAAATACAATTAACCAGAGCTCTGGACCAGCTAGCGTATCCGAGTCTTCTGCTGTTTCAGCCGAAGTTACCAAGCAGTTACCATCTGTGTCAAAGGTCCTTGATTCTGAGGAAGCTACTTCTGAACTTCAGAAGAAGCTGGAGGACCTACGTTTGCCACAACGTCAACATGTTATACTTCCAAACCATATCTTAGTGCCTGATTCTGAAAAGAACAAGTTTAGCTTTGGTAGTCTGGGAATCAATTTTGGGGTTACTACAAGTTATGGTAGCAGCTCAGAGAGCGAAAAGAGTTCAACACCTCTTTCCAAAGCTTCTCAGGCTGTGGAAGAAACTGCAGGAGAGCAGGCCTCAAG cAATCAAAATGCTTCAGTTACATCTGTGGTAGGAGATTATTCTGACAATCCACAACCCCCCTCTACTACTGTGCCTGAAAATTTTGCATCATCCGCAGAGGTGGATGTTTCAACCAGTACTATTCAAGAGGATAATGAGTCTAAACATGGCTCTATGCCATCTGAAGGTAATGAATACTCAGTGGTGCATACTTCTCCAAACTACAACTTAGGTTTCATGTCGCCAATGTTGGAAACACAGTCTGCACAAATCGATAATTCTGAGTCTCAGGCACGGGATATGTCTCGTCTTCAAAACTTTGTC GTTCATCAACCATTTGATCCAAATAATTACTATGCCCAGTATTACCGCCCTGGTGCTGACAGTGATGGTCGTCTTTCTCCTTTAGCTTCTTCTGGGGTTACAACCAAGTACAATGGCGGTGCTGCAGTGCTTCCTACACCAAGTTCTCAGTCTCTTCAACTTCAAGAG GGAGCCGGCTTGTCTTCAGCTGGTCAGACATCGCATGCGACTCAAGCTGCTGGGATGATGCAGAACTCAATAGCTACTCAGCAGCCTCTCCCCGTCTTTCGTGCACCAAGTGGGGTTCATATACCCCATTACCCTCCTAACTATATCCCATACGGTCACTATTTTTCACCATTCTATGTCCAACCTCAAGCAATCCACCAATATTTGGGTAACGGTGCATTTCCTCAACAGCCTCAGGCCAGCACTGTATATCCACCGCCTTCAACTGTGGCTGCAAACGGAATGAAATATCCCCATCCACAGTACAAACCCGGAACAAATGCAGCTAACTCAGCTCATTATGTAATGCCGGCTGCCTATGGAGCATATGGCTCTACCCCAGCTAGTGGTTATAATCCTAGTTCTGGAGAAACTGCAGGGAATTCGACCTCTAATGAAGATCTTGGTTCCTCCCAGTTCAAGGAAAACAACGTATACCTCAATGGACAGCAG AGTGAAGGTTCGGCGATGTGGGTGGCAGCACCTGGTCGAGATATTTCCAATATGCCTGCAAGTTCATTCTACAACCTTCCACCGCAGGGTCAGCATGTGACTTTTGCACCGACACAGGCTGGCCACGGTAATTTTGCTGGCGTCTATCACCACCCTGCACAAGCAGTAGCACCTGGCACAGTTCATCCACTTCTTCAACAATCCCAGACAATGGCTGGAGCAGTTGATATGGTAGGGCCTGGTGGCAATGTTTATCAGCAACAACCTCAGCATGCACATAATATCAATTGGCCAAGTAACTACTGA